A single Pseudomonas sp. DC1.2 DNA region contains:
- a CDS encoding heme utilization protein: MKPTMALKPLVFALAAVMAMAAQAGGGNEGGEHGHGHQPKGPTLEQLLQIGAGASATVLDAQKSDTNVVTNQGTNNNAKIDASLNGSNGNMGANSAAGDGNQQDNAAAIASSDESFIFGTSTALSSATQVNNNNYVSNSSTQNNATLNNSGNNGSGNIGMNVSAGDFNQQKNNLAIASSGGRVAQAAAAANQSSTNLVVDNKGVQTYKTSTLTGTVHAAGEFVAIGEATTEGGRGGRGDEHHGKDTSSDFIAVGVFGLSGVTTQQVLTPDGWKNPVVNNASMTNSMNNFSGNGGANVSAGSGNQQSNSLAISSVSKM, translated from the coding sequence ATGAAACCTACAATGGCTCTTAAACCACTGGTTTTCGCTCTGGCAGCAGTGATGGCAATGGCAGCACAAGCAGGCGGTGGTAATGAAGGCGGCGAACACGGCCATGGTCATCAACCAAAAGGGCCGACTCTGGAACAACTGCTGCAAATCGGTGCAGGCGCCAGCGCTACCGTACTGGATGCACAAAAAAGCGATACCAATGTGGTGACCAACCAAGGCACCAACAACAACGCCAAGATCGACGCTTCGCTGAATGGCTCCAACGGCAATATGGGCGCCAACAGTGCAGCCGGCGACGGCAACCAACAAGACAACGCCGCCGCGATCGCCTCCTCGGACGAGAGCTTTATTTTCGGCACCTCGACCGCTCTTTCGAGCGCGACTCAGGTCAACAACAACAACTATGTGAGTAATTCGTCTACTCAAAACAACGCCACACTTAACAACTCTGGCAACAACGGTTCCGGCAACATCGGCATGAACGTATCCGCCGGCGACTTTAACCAACAGAAAAACAACCTGGCAATCGCCTCGTCCGGTGGTCGCGTAGCCCAAGCAGCGGCGGCGGCTAACCAGTCTTCAACCAATCTGGTCGTGGACAACAAAGGCGTACAAACCTACAAAACTTCGACCTTGACCGGTACTGTGCATGCCGCTGGTGAGTTCGTGGCCATCGGTGAAGCAACCACCGAAGGCGGCCGTGGCGGTCGCGGTGATGAACATCATGGCAAAGACACCAGCTCTGACTTCATTGCAGTAGGCGTCTTCGGTCTGTCCGGCGTCACTACTCAACAAGTCCTGACTCCGGATGGCTGGAAAAACCCAGTGGTTAACAACGCCAGCATGACCAACTCGATGAACAACTTCTCCGGCAACGGCGGCGCCAACGTCTCAGCGGGTTCGGGTAACCAACAAAGCAACTCGCTGGCCATCTCTTCGGTCAGCAAAATGTAA
- a CDS encoding adhesin → MNRSLIFIALLATTSAMADSSVAVQDNANLLNSGAQYNGNFSLNQAAGDQSQQANVRAIATGTNASATTSVIQKINTAANPSVNATATIGGTSFINGNGALGVNQSAGANNQMANAMRISVGAAPQSVDDSALSQQNVALSPSSGATDASKGSRQVAISDQAFTGSRGVIQVNQSAGVGNRMANTLSIRVAD, encoded by the coding sequence ATGAATCGCTCCCTGATCTTCATTGCCCTGCTTGCCACTACCAGCGCCATGGCCGACTCCAGCGTAGCGGTACAGGACAACGCCAACCTGCTGAATTCCGGCGCGCAGTACAACGGCAACTTCAGCCTCAACCAGGCCGCCGGTGACCAATCACAACAGGCCAACGTGCGCGCCATTGCCACTGGTACCAACGCTTCGGCGACGACCAGTGTGATCCAGAAAATCAATACCGCTGCCAATCCGTCGGTGAATGCGACGGCCACCATCGGCGGTACTTCTTTCATCAATGGCAACGGAGCGCTGGGCGTCAACCAGAGTGCCGGTGCCAATAACCAGATGGCCAACGCCATGCGGATCAGCGTCGGAGCTGCACCGCAAAGCGTCGACGACAGTGCCCTTTCGCAACAGAACGTGGCGCTGTCACCAAGCTCAGGAGCAACTGACGCTTCAAAAGGCAGCCGCCAGGTCGCTATCAGTGACCAGGCCTTCACCGGCAGCCGGGGAGTGATTCAGGTGAACCAGAGTGCCGGGGTGGGGAACCGAATGGCTAACACCCTGAGCATCCGGGTCGCTGACTGA
- a CDS encoding AAA family ATPase, with protein sequence MKVLVLTGPESSGKSWLAAELKAQFGGELVDEYVRWFIEQNPRDTCLADVPDIARGQLQWEDEARARQPRLLILDTHLLSNILWSKALFGDCPSWLEPALLARHYDLHLLLSPEQVEWTDDGQRCQPELSQRLAFFNATRSWLEQHDQPFQLLHGSWSERQAQALHTVSRLLTS encoded by the coding sequence ATGAAAGTGCTGGTGCTCACCGGTCCAGAATCCAGCGGCAAAAGCTGGCTGGCCGCTGAACTGAAGGCACAGTTCGGTGGCGAGTTGGTCGATGAATATGTCCGTTGGTTCATCGAGCAAAATCCACGAGACACCTGCCTGGCAGACGTTCCGGACATCGCCCGCGGGCAACTGCAATGGGAAGACGAAGCCCGGGCCAGGCAGCCTCGCTTGCTGATTCTCGACACTCACTTACTGAGCAATATCCTCTGGAGCAAAGCCCTGTTCGGCGATTGCCCGAGCTGGCTCGAACCGGCGCTGCTGGCCCGACATTATGATCTGCACTTGCTGCTGTCGCCTGAACAGGTGGAGTGGACGGACGATGGTCAACGCTGCCAACCCGAGCTGAGCCAGCGCCTGGCCTTTTTCAATGCCACCCGTTCATGGCTCGAACAGCATGACCAGCCATTTCAGTTACTGCACGGGAGCTGGAGCGAACGCCAGGCGCAAGCGTTGCACACGGTCAGCCGACTGCTCACCTCCTGA
- the pnuC gene encoding nicotinamide riboside transporter PnuC produces MSGLELFAAALGVIAVWLTVKQNPWCWPIGLVMVLLYSWIFYDVKLYSDMLLQVIYAALQLYGWWQWTRAGATHEGRDISTLNRRSILQGLAVGAVGSLLLGAAMAHWTDAAQPWLDAALTGFSLVAQLWMAQKRVQCWPLWIAVDVIFVGLFTYKGLYLTAALYGLFTLLAVQGWREWRTDPALRT; encoded by the coding sequence ATGTCCGGGCTTGAACTGTTTGCCGCCGCCCTCGGCGTCATCGCCGTCTGGCTGACCGTCAAACAGAACCCATGGTGCTGGCCGATTGGGCTGGTCATGGTGCTGCTTTACAGCTGGATCTTCTACGACGTGAAGCTGTATTCGGACATGCTGCTGCAAGTGATTTATGCCGCGTTGCAACTCTACGGCTGGTGGCAATGGACGCGCGCAGGCGCGACGCATGAGGGGCGCGACATCAGCACCCTGAATCGCCGTTCGATATTGCAGGGGCTGGCAGTGGGCGCAGTCGGCAGCCTGCTGTTGGGCGCAGCCATGGCCCACTGGACTGATGCCGCCCAACCCTGGCTTGATGCCGCGCTGACTGGTTTCAGTCTGGTGGCGCAGTTATGGATGGCGCAAAAGCGCGTGCAATGCTGGCCACTATGGATCGCCGTGGATGTGATCTTCGTCGGCCTATTCACTTATAAAGGCCTGTACCTCACCGCCGCGCTCTACGGCCTGTTCACACTGCTGGCGGTACAAGGCTGGCGGGAGTGGCGCACCGATCCGGCATTGCGCACATGA
- a CDS encoding methyl-accepting chemotaxis protein, whose translation MNSLRSVSISRRLWLILIVAVVMLLTLGVLMLKQIHDDLYHAKTQKTQHVVQTASGILSYYHDLETAGTLTRDAAQKQALSVVRGLRYDQNDYFWINDLTPVMVMHPANPKLEGQNLSAIRDPDGFAVFNEMVTIAKAKGAGMVNYRWPKPGANAPVEKTSYVKLFEPWGWVIGSGVYIDDLQAEFYGQVWEASIVGLAIALIMALLVIMIARSIVRPLQETVNAMANIASGESDLTRSLDTHGQDEVTQLARHFNAFTTKLRQVISQLQVSASALGQTSSELGDDAVQAQQRSQQQSQQMELVATAINEVTYGVQDVAKNAEHAASEMRNAESQAQQGQINIDGSLQQIDKLSGTINQAVEVIRTLAAESTQIGSVLEVIRSIAEQTNLLALNAAIEAARAGEQGRGFAVVADEVRLLAQRTQKSTAEIQSMIERLQNHSEAAVKVIGDSSQASQLTIEQAGLAGASLSAIGQALRNLNGLNASIASATLQQAHVVEDINQNVTQAAGLSHSTALAAEQSSLASVRLKAVSEELSGLLRQFRV comes from the coding sequence ATGAACAGCTTGCGCAGTGTGTCGATCAGCCGACGTTTGTGGCTCATCTTGATCGTGGCCGTCGTGATGTTATTGACGCTGGGCGTGTTGATGCTCAAGCAGATTCACGATGACCTCTACCACGCCAAGACCCAGAAAACCCAGCACGTGGTGCAGACCGCGAGCGGCATTCTGAGCTACTACCACGACCTTGAAACCGCCGGCACCCTCACCCGCGACGCTGCGCAAAAACAAGCCCTGAGCGTGGTTCGTGGCCTGCGCTACGACCAGAACGACTATTTCTGGATCAACGACCTGACGCCGGTGATGGTCATGCACCCGGCCAACCCTAAACTCGAAGGTCAGAACCTCTCGGCGATCCGTGACCCGGACGGCTTTGCGGTGTTCAACGAAATGGTCACCATCGCCAAGGCCAAGGGCGCCGGGATGGTCAATTATCGTTGGCCGAAACCAGGTGCCAATGCGCCAGTGGAAAAAACCTCATACGTCAAACTGTTCGAGCCTTGGGGCTGGGTGATCGGTTCTGGCGTTTATATCGATGACTTGCAGGCCGAGTTCTACGGCCAGGTCTGGGAGGCTTCGATCGTCGGCTTGGCGATTGCCCTGATCATGGCGCTGCTGGTGATCATGATTGCCCGCAGCATTGTGCGTCCGTTGCAGGAAACGGTGAACGCCATGGCTAACATCGCCAGTGGCGAAAGCGACCTGACCCGCAGCCTCGATACCCACGGCCAGGACGAAGTCACGCAACTGGCGCGGCACTTCAACGCCTTCACCACCAAGTTGCGCCAGGTGATCAGCCAGCTACAGGTGTCCGCCAGCGCCTTGGGCCAGACCTCCAGCGAATTGGGCGACGACGCCGTCCAAGCTCAGCAACGTAGCCAACAGCAATCCCAGCAAATGGAGTTGGTAGCCACCGCCATCAATGAAGTGACCTACGGCGTACAGGACGTGGCTAAAAATGCCGAGCATGCCGCCAGCGAAATGCGTAACGCCGAGTCCCAGGCGCAGCAGGGACAAATCAACATCGATGGCAGCCTGCAACAGATCGACAAGCTCTCGGGCACGATTAATCAGGCGGTGGAAGTCATTCGAACGCTGGCTGCCGAAAGCACCCAGATCGGTAGCGTCCTGGAAGTCATCCGTTCGATTGCCGAGCAAACCAACTTGCTGGCGCTCAACGCGGCTATTGAAGCCGCCCGTGCCGGCGAGCAAGGCCGAGGGTTTGCCGTGGTGGCCGATGAAGTGCGCCTACTGGCTCAACGCACGCAGAAATCCACGGCTGAGATTCAGTCGATGATCGAGCGCCTGCAAAACCATTCCGAAGCGGCGGTCAAGGTGATCGGCGACAGCAGCCAAGCGTCGCAATTGACCATCGAACAGGCAGGCCTGGCGGGGGCCAGTCTGAGTGCCATCGGCCAGGCGTTGCGTAACCTCAACGGACTGAATGCGTCGATCGCCAGTGCAACCCTGCAGCAGGCACACGTGGTGGAAGACATCAACCAGAACGTCACCCAGGCGGCCGGGCTGTCGCACAGCACAGCCCTGGCAGCCGAGCAGTCAAGCCTGGCCAGTGTTCGGCTCAAAGCGGTGAGTGAAGAGCTGAGTGGGTTACTTAGGCAGTTTCGCGTTTAA
- a CDS encoding undecaprenyl-diphosphate phosphatase — MDLWTALQAVILGVVEGLTEFLPISSTGHQIIVADLLNFGGERAMAFNIIIQLGAILAVVWEFRRKILDVVIGLPTQPRARRFTANLLIAFLPAVVLGVIFANVIHEYLFNPITVATALVVGGVIILWAERRQHEVHAETVDEITWKDALKVGFAQCLAMIPGTSRSGSTIIGGLLFGLSRKTATEFSFFLAMPTMVGAAVYSGYKYRHLFEAADFPVFAIGFVTAFIFAMIAVKGLLKFIASHSYVAFAWYRIAFGLLILATWQFGWVDWAAAKP, encoded by the coding sequence ATGGATCTTTGGACCGCCTTGCAGGCAGTGATTCTTGGCGTTGTAGAAGGGTTGACGGAGTTTTTGCCCATTTCCAGCACCGGGCACCAGATTATCGTGGCGGACTTGCTCAATTTTGGCGGTGAGCGGGCCATGGCCTTCAATATCATCATCCAGTTAGGGGCGATCCTGGCCGTGGTGTGGGAGTTCCGCCGCAAGATCCTCGACGTGGTCATCGGCTTGCCGACTCAGCCCCGCGCCCGGCGTTTTACTGCGAACCTGCTGATTGCCTTCCTCCCGGCAGTGGTCCTGGGGGTGATTTTTGCCAATGTGATCCACGAATATCTGTTCAATCCGATCACCGTGGCCACGGCGTTGGTGGTGGGTGGGGTGATCATTTTGTGGGCTGAACGCCGGCAACACGAAGTGCATGCCGAAACGGTTGATGAGATCACTTGGAAGGATGCCCTGAAAGTCGGTTTTGCCCAGTGCCTGGCGATGATCCCCGGTACTTCACGCTCCGGCTCGACCATCATTGGCGGTCTGCTGTTTGGCTTGTCGCGCAAAACCGCCACCGAGTTTTCGTTTTTTCTGGCCATGCCGACCATGGTCGGTGCTGCGGTGTACTCGGGCTATAAATACCGTCATCTGTTCGAGGCGGCAGACTTTCCTGTGTTCGCCATTGGCTTCGTCACCGCGTTCATCTTTGCGATGATCGCGGTCAAGGGGCTACTTAAGTTCATCGCCAGCCACAGCTACGTGGCGTTTGCCTGGTATCGCATCGCATTCGGCCTGTTGATTCTCGCCACCTGGCAGTTTGGCTGGGTGGATTGGGCCGCTGCCAAGCCATGA
- a CDS encoding DUF1294 domain-containing protein, whose translation MRDSSACNSPGRRSGGAIQYPRLKLLVFAGLCALPLYGSLALWLHGVSLIPLMAYAIVSVLAFFLYWSDKRKARVDSWRTSEKVLHAVELAGGWPGALLAQQVFRHKTRKVSFQLLFWIVVLLHQVFWIDQLFIGAHLLALF comes from the coding sequence ATGAGAGATTCCAGCGCGTGCAACAGCCCCGGACGCCGGTCTGGGGGCGCGATTCAGTACCCTCGGTTGAAACTGCTGGTGTTCGCAGGCCTCTGCGCGCTGCCGTTGTACGGGTCGCTGGCGTTGTGGCTGCACGGGGTGTCGCTGATTCCCCTCATGGCCTATGCCATCGTCAGCGTGCTGGCGTTTTTTCTGTACTGGAGCGACAAGCGCAAGGCTCGCGTCGACAGTTGGCGCACGTCGGAGAAGGTTTTACACGCGGTGGAATTGGCGGGCGGCTGGCCCGGCGCCTTGTTGGCTCAGCAAGTGTTTCGGCACAAGACTCGCAAAGTCTCTTTTCAACTGCTGTTCTGGATCGTCGTGTTACTGCATCAGGTGTTCTGGATCGATCAGTTGTTCATCGGCGCTCATCTGCTGGCGCTTTTTTAG
- a CDS encoding MmcQ/YjbR family DNA-binding protein, giving the protein MTAQRMSEKDVAHFCLALPGAREDYKWGGVRVFSIAGNKMFALQNLRGESLAFKVDKDLFLGHCDRPGIHPAPYLARAQWIIMQAPYPLRAEELQGLLQRSHQLVVSKLPKRTQVGLLL; this is encoded by the coding sequence ATGACGGCACAACGCATGAGCGAAAAGGACGTCGCCCATTTTTGCCTAGCCCTGCCTGGAGCCCGAGAGGACTACAAATGGGGGGGCGTGCGGGTGTTTTCGATTGCCGGGAACAAGATGTTTGCGTTACAGAACCTGCGCGGCGAGTCCCTGGCGTTCAAGGTCGACAAGGACCTGTTTCTGGGGCATTGCGACCGGCCGGGCATCCATCCAGCGCCCTACCTGGCTCGAGCACAATGGATCATCATGCAGGCCCCCTACCCGCTGAGGGCCGAAGAGCTGCAAGGTTTGCTGCAACGCTCCCATCAACTGGTGGTGAGCAAGTTGCCCAAGCGGACCCAGGTCGGGCTGCTGCTTTGA
- a CDS encoding LysR substrate-binding domain-containing protein — translation MQDLNDLYYFAKVVEAGGFAAAGRLLGIPKSRLSRRIAELEERLGARLLQRTTRQLKLTAVGERYLRHCQAMLLEAEMADEAVASMSSEPKGRLRVSSPVGLAHEILAGVISDFIEKFPQVQLEVILVNRRVDLVTEGIDVALRVRESGDEDPLLVTRRLRQAQMLLVASPALLTGQQINHPDDLKNLPALGALEPDRLVHLRLLDQQGKHYDLTFEARLGIDDFIVRKACTLAGQGFTLLPMMYCEQALKDGSLVQLLPDWSIPGGWLHAVYPHRRGVMPAVRAWIDHLVESFNACGSRLL, via the coding sequence ATGCAAGACCTCAACGACCTCTACTATTTCGCCAAGGTGGTCGAAGCCGGCGGCTTCGCAGCCGCAGGCCGTTTACTGGGGATTCCCAAGTCGCGGTTGTCCCGACGCATCGCCGAGCTAGAGGAACGCCTGGGCGCTCGCCTGCTGCAACGCACCACCCGGCAACTGAAGCTGACCGCCGTGGGCGAGCGTTACTTGCGCCACTGTCAGGCAATGCTGCTGGAGGCCGAAATGGCCGATGAAGCGGTGGCCAGCATGTCCAGCGAGCCCAAGGGGCGGTTGCGCGTCTCAAGCCCGGTGGGGCTGGCGCATGAGATTCTGGCCGGGGTCATCAGCGACTTCATTGAGAAGTTTCCTCAGGTTCAACTTGAAGTCATCCTGGTCAACCGGCGTGTGGACCTGGTGACCGAGGGCATCGACGTTGCCCTGCGGGTTCGCGAGTCGGGGGATGAAGACCCGCTGCTGGTCACTCGACGCCTGCGTCAGGCGCAGATGCTCTTGGTCGCCAGTCCGGCGCTCCTGACGGGACAGCAAATAAATCACCCCGACGACCTGAAAAACCTGCCGGCGCTCGGCGCCCTCGAGCCCGATCGCCTGGTCCATCTACGTTTACTTGATCAGCAGGGTAAGCACTACGACCTCACGTTCGAAGCACGCTTGGGTATCGACGATTTCATCGTCCGCAAAGCCTGCACCCTTGCCGGCCAGGGTTTTACGCTATTGCCCATGATGTATTGCGAGCAGGCACTGAAAGACGGCTCACTGGTGCAACTGCTGCCTGACTGGTCGATACCCGGCGGGTGGCTGCACGCGGTCTATCCTCACCGGCGCGGGGTGATGCCGGCCGTGCGCGCCTGGATCGACCATTTGGTCGAATCATTCAATGCCTGTGGGAGCAGACTCTTATGA
- a CDS encoding FMN-dependent NADH-azoreductase, whose translation MKLLHIDSSILGDNSASRQLSSEVVNAWQVAEPTAVVTYRDLAADAISHFSALTLVAAGTTAELRDAAQQHEAELSASTLAEFIAADAVVIAAPMYNFTVPTQLKAWIDRIAVAGQTFRYTEAGPEGLCGGKKIIIVSTTGGMHVGQASGVAHEDYLKVLFGFLGITDIEFVRAHGLAYGDDVRAKAMNDAHVQIREQLFAAA comes from the coding sequence ATGAAACTGTTGCATATCGATTCAAGCATTCTGGGCGACAACTCGGCTTCCCGTCAGTTAAGCAGCGAAGTGGTCAACGCCTGGCAAGTCGCCGAGCCTACTGCTGTTGTGACTTACCGTGATCTCGCCGCCGACGCTATCAGTCATTTCTCTGCACTGACCCTGGTCGCTGCCGGCACCACCGCTGAGCTGCGTGACGCGGCTCAACAGCACGAGGCCGAACTCAGTGCTTCGACGCTGGCCGAATTCATCGCCGCCGATGCTGTGGTCATTGCCGCGCCGATGTACAACTTCACTGTTCCGACCCAACTCAAGGCCTGGATTGACCGCATCGCGGTCGCCGGTCAGACCTTCCGCTATACCGAAGCCGGCCCCGAAGGTCTGTGTGGTGGCAAGAAAATCATCATCGTTTCGACCACCGGTGGCATGCACGTAGGCCAAGCGAGCGGCGTCGCTCACGAAGACTATCTGAAAGTGCTGTTCGGCTTCCTGGGCATCACCGACATCGAGTTCGTGCGTGCGCACGGCCTGGCCTACGGCGATGACGTCCGCGCCAAAGCCATGAACGATGCTCATGTGCAGATTCGCGAGCAACTGTTCGCCGCTGCGTAA
- a CDS encoding dienelactone hydrolase, with the protein MVRLCATFLICLLSSLNSVHAAPAPHPHWSVGFHEMTFLDPLDLQPMRAIAFYPSSDKEHSSTLEGYAVAAGEDTKIAIGRFPMLMLSHGNTGTPLALHDLATSLARKGFVVVAVFHPGDNSTDHSRLGTLSNLYGRPLQISEAITATLGDPMLAPFVNADQVGVIGYSAGGETALILSGATPDLDRLRRYCHERPDDRDACNTQGELIVDRDDLAPVADPRVHALLLMAPLSLKFGRHTLAGVHVPVLLYSGDGDMLVPFDKNAAALARKLPVAPDFKLLVGAGHFVFMAPCTAEQIAAMPALCTDADGVDREDIHRNLVSEAGRFFSHSLGKPSRAGLQTADQ; encoded by the coding sequence ATGGTGCGTCTTTGTGCAACATTCCTGATTTGTCTGCTCAGCAGCCTGAATTCAGTGCACGCCGCGCCTGCGCCACATCCCCATTGGAGCGTCGGCTTTCATGAGATGACGTTTCTTGATCCGCTGGATTTGCAGCCGATGCGTGCCATCGCCTTTTATCCTTCCAGCGACAAAGAACACTCCAGTACCCTCGAAGGCTACGCAGTGGCGGCAGGTGAAGACACCAAGATCGCCATTGGCCGCTTTCCGATGTTGATGCTGTCGCATGGCAACACCGGCACCCCATTGGCTTTGCACGACTTGGCCACGTCACTGGCGCGCAAAGGATTTGTGGTGGTGGCGGTGTTTCATCCCGGCGACAACTCCACGGACCACAGCCGTCTGGGCACGCTGAGCAACCTCTACGGTCGACCACTGCAAATTTCCGAAGCGATTACTGCGACTTTGGGCGATCCCATGCTTGCGCCGTTCGTCAACGCCGATCAGGTGGGTGTCATCGGTTACTCCGCAGGAGGCGAAACGGCACTGATACTCTCCGGCGCTACTCCCGATCTGGATCGCCTGCGCCGCTATTGCCACGAGCGTCCCGACGACCGTGATGCTTGTAACACTCAAGGTGAATTGATTGTTGATCGTGATGATTTGGCGCCCGTGGCCGACCCGAGGGTGCATGCCCTGCTGCTGATGGCGCCGTTGAGCCTCAAGTTCGGTCGTCACACCCTGGCCGGTGTTCATGTGCCGGTGCTGCTGTACAGCGGCGACGGCGACATGCTGGTGCCCTTCGACAAAAACGCCGCTGCGTTGGCGCGTAAATTACCGGTCGCACCGGACTTCAAGCTGCTGGTGGGCGCCGGGCACTTTGTGTTCATGGCACCTTGTACCGCAGAACAGATCGCCGCCATGCCGGCCCTGTGCACGGACGCTGATGGTGTCGATCGAGAAGACATTCACCGCAATCTGGTGTCCGAAGCCGGGCGCTTCTTCTCCCACTCTTTGGGTAAGCCGAGCCGAGCGGGCTTACAGACTGCCGACCAATAA
- a CDS encoding DNA topoisomerase IB, with protein sequence MPAPALTGVLPPDLHYVDDTQPGISRKKQRGKFCYINQAGQRITDPVEIKRINALAVPPAYTDVWICADPRGHLQATGRDARGRKQYRYHSRWREVRDADKYSRLRDFGRVLPKLRKQLEALLAAPGFSRDKVMATVITLLDATLIRVGNTQYARDNRSYGLTTLRSRHVEVNGSAILFQFRGKSGVEHQITVKDRRLARIVKRCLEIPGQNLFQYLDENGERHTVSSSDVNAYLQTLTGADFTAKDYRTWAGSAQALAVLRKLRWEPESDAKRHVMEMVKNVAKQLGNTPAVCRKCYIHPAVVDGFLLGALAELPRPRLRKGLRAEEVGLAVFLEKMAEAANIR encoded by the coding sequence ATGCCCGCCCCCGCGTTGACCGGTGTATTGCCACCCGACCTGCACTACGTCGATGACACACAGCCTGGCATCAGCCGCAAGAAACAGCGCGGCAAGTTCTGCTATATCAATCAGGCGGGCCAACGCATCACCGACCCTGTAGAGATCAAACGCATCAACGCCCTCGCGGTGCCTCCGGCCTATACCGATGTGTGGATCTGCGCGGACCCGCGCGGGCATCTGCAAGCGACCGGACGCGATGCCAGGGGCCGCAAACAATATCGCTATCACAGCCGCTGGCGCGAAGTACGCGATGCCGACAAATATTCCCGCCTGCGGGATTTCGGCCGGGTCTTGCCGAAACTGCGTAAACAATTGGAAGCACTGCTGGCAGCGCCCGGCTTCAGCCGCGACAAAGTCATGGCCACCGTGATTACGCTGCTGGATGCAACGCTAATCCGGGTCGGGAACACTCAGTACGCGCGAGACAATCGCTCTTATGGACTGACCACCTTGCGCAGCCGACACGTCGAGGTCAACGGCAGTGCGATACTGTTTCAATTTCGCGGCAAAAGCGGGGTCGAGCACCAGATCACCGTCAAAGACCGGCGCCTGGCGCGCATCGTCAAACGCTGTTTGGAAATCCCGGGGCAAAACCTGTTTCAGTACCTGGACGAAAACGGCGAGCGGCATACCGTCAGCTCGTCTGACGTCAACGCGTACCTGCAAACGCTCACCGGCGCCGATTTCACGGCCAAGGACTACCGCACCTGGGCCGGCAGCGCACAGGCGCTGGCGGTGTTACGAAAGTTACGGTGGGAGCCAGAGTCCGATGCCAAACGGCATGTAATGGAGATGGTAAAAAACGTCGCCAAACAGTTGGGCAACACCCCGGCGGTCTGTCGCAAGTGCTACATCCATCCGGCGGTGGTCGATGGCTTTTTGCTGGGTGCCCTGGCCGAACTACCTCGACCAAGGCTGCGCAAAGGGCTGCGAGCCGAAGAAGTCGGACTCGCGGTTTTTCTCGAGAAAATGGCCGAAGCAGCCAACATACGCTGA
- the modC gene encoding molybdenum ABC transporter ATP-binding protein, producing the protein MIEVRLKLNYSEFALDLALQLPGRGITALYGHSGSGKTTCLRCIAGLEQADRGFIKVNEEVWQDSSQKLFVPAHKRALGYVFQEASLFAHLSVLANLEFGLKRIPKQQRRVDMAHATELLGIGHLLERHPQNLSGGERQRIGIARALLTSPKLLLMDEPLAALDSQRKNEILPYLQRLHDELDIPVLYVSHSQDEVARLADHIVLLSDGKALASGPIGETLARLDLPLALGDDAGVVIEGHVSAYDAAYQLLTLQLPQTALSIRVPHSPMVQGHVLRCKVQARDVSLSLQSIEQSSILNRLPVTVVSELGADNAAHVLIRLDAAGTPLLARITRYSRDQLGLYPGQQLWAQIKAVAVLA; encoded by the coding sequence ATGATTGAAGTGCGCTTGAAACTGAATTACTCGGAGTTTGCCCTGGACTTGGCGCTGCAATTGCCCGGTCGCGGAATCACCGCATTGTATGGCCACTCCGGTTCGGGCAAGACCACGTGCCTGCGCTGCATTGCCGGCCTGGAGCAGGCCGACCGGGGTTTCATCAAGGTCAACGAAGAGGTCTGGCAGGACAGCAGCCAGAAGCTTTTCGTCCCAGCACACAAACGTGCGCTCGGTTACGTCTTTCAAGAGGCCAGCCTGTTTGCGCACCTTTCGGTGTTGGCCAACCTGGAGTTTGGCCTCAAACGCATACCCAAACAGCAGCGCCGGGTCGATATGGCGCACGCCACCGAGCTGCTTGGGATCGGCCACCTGCTGGAGCGTCATCCCCAGAACCTTTCCGGCGGAGAGCGGCAACGCATTGGCATCGCCCGCGCTCTGCTCACCAGCCCGAAACTGTTGCTGATGGATGAGCCATTGGCGGCGTTGGATAGCCAGCGTAAAAACGAAATTCTGCCCTACCTGCAACGGTTACACGACGAACTGGACATTCCGGTGCTGTACGTCAGCCACTCGCAGGATGAAGTCGCGCGGCTGGCGGACCACATCGTCCTGCTCAGCGACGGCAAGGCCTTGGCCAGCGGTCCGATTGGCGAAACCCTCGCCAGGCTCGATCTACCACTGGCGCTGGGTGACGACGCCGGGGTGGTGATCGAGGGCCACGTCAGCGCCTACGATGCCGCCTATCAACTGCTGACCCTGCAACTGCCGCAGACCGCACTGAGCATCCGCGTCCCCCACTCGCCAATGGTTCAAGGCCATGTCCTGCGCTGCAAAGTACAAGCGCGTGACGTTAGCTTGAGCCTGCAAAGCATCGAGCAGAGCAGCATCCTCAATCGCCTGCCCGTCACCGTGGTCAGCGAACTGGGAGCAGACAACGCCGCCCACGTTCTGATCCGTCTGGATGCTGCTGGCACGCCGCTGCTGGCGCGCATCACCCGCTACTCCCGCGACCAATTGGGCCTGTACCCCGGCCAACAGCTCTGGGCGCAGATCAAGGCAGTCGCGGTGCTGGCTTAA